GGCCCTGCGGGCGGCGGCACGTGTCTACGGCGACGGTTGGCGCCTGGAAGGTGCGACGCTCGCCGTGACTCTCGAGCCGTGCACGATGTGCGCCGGAGCGTTGGTTCTCGCCCGCGTCTCGCGGGTCGTATTCGGAGCCTGGGAGCCCAAAACCGGTGCCGTCGGGTCGCTGTGGGACGTCGTTCGGGACAGAAGATTGACGTACCGTCCGCAGGTGCGTGGTGGGGTGCTCGAAGACGAATGCGCTGGGCTTTTGGAGGATTTCTTTCGCGGCCAACGGGCCTGATTTCGCTATTCCCGATCGAGATGGATTCCACATCGGGGTGGCAGTAATCGGAAGACGCAGGCATCGTGGAGGGCAGATGCCGTCACGGTATCTGCGAATTGCCGGAAGGTGATTTGTTTCGCGTTCACTCAAGGGAGTACTCGTGGGAATCGCAGACAAAGCTCAGAACAAGGCAGAAGATCTTGGCGGTAAGGCCAAGGAAGCTACCGGCAGTGTTACCGGTGACAAAGACCTCGAAAACGAAGGCAAAGGCGACCAGGTGAAATCAGCGGTCAAAGACGCTGGTGAGAAGGTCAAGGATGCTGCTTCCAGCATCAAGGACAAGCTGACCTAGCGATCCGCCACCAGGCGATTTCGGTCTCGGGCACACCATCCGGTAAAGTCACCAACGGTGGCGTGTCCGAGCGGCCTAAGGAGCACGCCTCGAAAGCGTGTGACGGGTAACCCCCGTCCGAGGGTTCAAATCCCTCCGCCACCGCCAAAGCTCCCCACCTGTTCACACAGGTGGGGAGCTTTTTTATGCGACGAGTCACCGCGGGTGGACTACGGCGACCTCGGGCAGATGGGCGCCCGACAATATGCGGTTGTGTACTTGGGTGGTGCGAGGTTTCCTCGACTGTAGGTGGAGCTGTTGAGGGTTCCCGCGAAGAGCGCTACTGACCGTTGGCAAGTTCCCGCAATTTTGCGCGAGACACTTTGCCTGCGGCCGATCGTGGAAAGTCCTGCACGAAGATGTATTCGCGCGGGCGTTTGAATCCGGCGATCTGATCACGTACGTGCTGGTCCAGTGCCGTGCGAAGGTCGTCGTCGCCGTTGAATCCGGATGCCAACTGGATAACCGCCACCACTTTCTGGCCCCACTCCGGGTCGGCCACGCCGATGACTCCGGCATCGTCGACGCCAGGATGCTCGAGCAGTGCGCCCTCGACCTCCGCCGGGTATACGTTCACTCCGCCGGTGAGAATCAAGTCTGCGCGGCGATCCAGGACGTACAGGTAGCCGTCGTCGTCGAAGCGTCCGACGTCTCCTGACGTGGCGAAGTCGCCCCAGAACGCAGCAGCGGTTTTCTCCGGGTCACCCAAGTATTCGAACGGGCTGGCCTTGAAGTAGATAGTGCCCTCTTCGCCCGGAGCGGCCAGTTCTCCGTCCAACCCCCGGAGCACTACGGCGCCCGGCGCCGGTCGCCCGATAGTGCCCGGATGTTCGAGCCACTCTTGCGTGGAGCACGTCGCCACTTGGCCCTCAGTCGAGCCGAGATACTCCCACAGCACCGGTCCGAACCAATCGATCATGGCGCGTTTGGTCGCCGGGGGGCACGGGGCACCGGCGTGAAGCAGGGACTGGATGCTCGAGACATCGGCAGCAACTCGAACGCCGGCAGGCAAATCGAGGAGTCGCTGAAAGTGCGTCGGAACCATGTGGGAGGTAGTGATCGCGTTGTCGCTGATCGAGCGAAGAACATCTTCGGCTTTGAAGCCCGGCAAGACGTACAGCGTATGCCCCGAATGCGAGAGGAACATTGAGTTGCCGCCGGGAGCAGCGTGATACACGGGCGAACAAACCAAATGGCGTCCAGGTTGCCCCGGTAAGATTCCCACAGTCGGCAAGTACTGAGCGGCCATTGCGAGTGAACTCTCGGGAGTTGCATCGGGGAGCGGACGGCGTACACCCTTCGGTCGTCCCGTGGTGCCGGACGTGTACATCATCAGCGAGCCGAGTGTCCGTGTGGCAGGAGTGTCGTCCGAGACGTCGGTAAAGGACTCGTAGCTGGACCAGTCGGCCGGCGCGCTACCGATAACCACGCGGTGCTGCACTGCGTCCTCGACCCGGCCGACGACCTTGTCGGCGAGTTCTGCATGCACGATAATGACGGACGCGTTGGAATCACGCACGATGTATTCGACTTCGGGCGCAGCCAGGTGGGTGTTGATCGGAACGAAGTACAAACCACTCTGCGTGCACGCCAGGGCAATTTCGTAGTACTCGGCACCGTTCAACAGCAGACCCGCGACGACGTCGCCTCGGCGCAGACCCACAGCGGTGAACTTGTTGCTGAGCTGGTTGACCTTGCTGATGAGCTCGCCGAAAGTTTTTGTCTTGCCGTCGATTACGATTGCGGGACGAGTGGGGTCGCGTTGGCCCAGAAGCCAGGCCCCCGGCGTTGAAGGATCAGACAGTGGTTGGGGATCCTCGCGCTCGCTGTTGACCACGGTAGACATGAGTGTCCTCTTTCTGGGGGGTATTAGTAACTATTGCGAAGTGTTCGTAATTTCTCGACTGTGTGCGTTGCCGGGATCGCAAACGCGTTCTGATCACCCTCACCACTGGAAGTCCGATGGCAACCAACGTCCAACTCTCCGGACGTTGGTTGCCGATGGCCGCCCCGCACCGTTGCGTCGACGCGGCGTGGCCGTCAGCCGCATCTTTATCGAGCGATCATCCGGTTGACGATCAGAATGGGAGGCATGTTGCTACTGACGCGAGGGGCCGGCGATCACCTGTAGTTCGGTGAAGCTGTGCAGACCCCACGGGCCGTTTTCCACTCCGACGCCGCTGTGCTTGTGACCACCGAAGGGGAGGTGGGGTAGTACACCTGCACCGTGCGCGTTGATCGAGACCTGTCCGGCTTCGAATTGCGGTGCGAGCTGCGCGGCGTGGTCGGCATCCCCCGACCACACGGACGCGGTGAGCCCGTACTCACTTCGGTTGGCGCGGACAATGGCGTCGGCTTCGTCTCGGAACGAGATGATGGGAAGCACGGGGCCGAATTGCTCTTCGTCGACGATGCGCATTCCGTCGTTGACCTGGTCGAGGATGGTCGGCTGATGAAAGTAGCCATCTCGGTCGATTGTCTTGCCGCCGGCGGTGGCACGCGCACCGTTGCTGACGGCGTCCGCAATCAATTCCTTGACTCGTTCGAACTGCGGCTTGTTGTTGATGGGCCCGAGTTCTGTTCCTTCGACGGTGCCCTCGTCGACCTTGACGGATCTGGCGATTTCACTGAGTGCCTCGACCAGTTGGGGCTGGATGCTTTCGTGTGCGTACACGCGCTTGATCGCGAGGCAGATCTGTCCGTTGTTGGTGAACGCGCTTCGGAAGAGGCTGGGTGCGATCTTCTCCACGTCCACGTCGCCGAGAATGACGGCGGGATCGTTTCCGCCGAGTTCCAGAGTGACGCGCTTGAGGTCGTCAGCGGCCCCGAGCGCGACCTTTCGCCCAACTGCGGTTGATCCGGTAAAGCTGACTTTCCGCGGAACGGGGTGTGAAACCATTGTTGCGCCAAGAGGATCAGGCCCGGTGACCACGTTCAGCACACCGTCGGGAAAGGTGCCACGGAGAATTCGGGCGAGCGCAAGTGTTGCCAGCGGCGTGTACGGCGAGGGTTTGACGACGATCGTGTTGCCCGCCCGCAGCGCCGGCGCAATCTTCCACATAGCGAGCGTGATCGGAAAATTCCACGGGGTGATGGCACTGACAACGCCCAACGGTCGACGGGTGACCTCCTCGAAGGCCTCCGCGTCGTTTCGGATGATTTCCCGCGGGATCTCGAGATCGGCGTAGTAGCGCAACCACGTCGCCGCAATATGGAATTCCATCGTAGAGTCGGCGAGCGACTTGCCCTGTTCGAAGGTCAGGATCGGGGCGAGTTCGCTGATCCGACTTTCGATGACGTCTGCTGCCTGGCGCAATGCGTCACGACGGAACTCCTCGTTGATTCGCCACGACGTGTACGCATTCTGAGCCGCGGCGAACACCTCGTCGAGTTGATCCGGTGTGACGGACGGAGCCTGTGCGAATACCTCGCCTGTCGCGGGGTTGATCACGCCGAAGGTGCCGGCGGTGAGGAGATCGCGTCCATTCGAGGTTGCTGCCGCCGATAAAGCTAGCGAATCCGTTGAGGTCATTCTCGATCCCATTTCGTGGTCAGTGTTGTGCCGGCGTCAGCACCGGCTTGATGGTCTTGCCGGAGAGCGAATCCTCCACGGCCTGGTTGATCTGTTCGAGCGGGTAGGTCTGGACGAGCTTGTCGAAGGGGAACCAACCGCGCTGCCACAGATCCACGAGTTGGGGAAGGAAAACCTGTGGGATCGAACTCCCTTCCAAGGCATACGTCACGGTCCGGCCGGTCAGCAAAGTCGGGTCGATTTCGAATTTCGCCTGGCTTCCGCCCACCAGCACGGCTTTACCTGGCATGTCGAGGACGCTGATAGCTGTCGTGATAACCGAAGGCACACCGGTTGTCTCGAAGGAGAAGTCGAGTCCGCGCCCGCCGTTCTTGACCGCTTCGACGAGGTCAGGTGTGTCGCCGCGGGCAGTTCGGGTAGCGCCGACTTCCAACGCTGTTTCGAGCCTGGAGTCGACCAGGTCGACGACGACGATGTCGCGGGCGCCTGCAGCCTTGGCGGCCATCACAGCAGCGAGGCCGACGCCGCCTGCCCCGAACACTGCAATACTCTGTCCGGCAGCCAGTTTCATCTCGTTGAGGACTGAACCGGCTCCGGTCTGCAGGCCGCAGCCAAGAGGGCCGAGAAGCTCGAGTGGGAGCGATTTGTCCACCACGACCAGATTGCGCTCTGTTGCGATGGCGTGCGTGGCGAAGGATGACTGTCCGAACCATCGGTTCGCCAGCGGGAGGCCGTTCTGATCGACCGCGCTCGTGCTGAAGTCCGGGCGGCGCCCCGTAACATTGCGAGGCATGAATTCGTCACAGTAGGAAGGTATTCCGGATCGACAGTTGCGGCAGTGATCGCAGGAATCGTAGCTGATCAGCACGTGGTCACCGACTTCGATGCCTCTGACTGCGCTACCAACCTCTTCGACGATGCCAGAACCTTCGTGGCCGAGAATGATCGGGCCCATCTGCGCAACCAAATCGGGATCCAGTATGTGAAGGTCGGTGTGACACATCCCGGCGCCGACTACCTTCACGAGAAGTTCGTCCGACGCCAGCGGTCCGAGCTCGATCTCCTCGAGTTCGAACTTGCCGTCGCCGTTACGCAGTACGGCGGCAGTTGCGGTAGTGGTCATGATTTCTTCTCCGTGGGGTTGAGGAGCTCGAGCGCATCTGCCCAGGTGCCCTTTTTGGCAATAATGCGGCGCAGCTTCATGATCTTGCGTTGTTCATTCAGCGTGGCGGCGCCGACCAGGCGGTCACCTGAGCGGTACAGTGCCACGAATTTGTCAGCCTCCGGATCGCCGGAAGCGAAGACAACTTCGTCGGCGACTGCGTTGCCTACGAACTGGATTCGGCTCTCGTACCAGTCGCTCCAGAAGTAGGGGACTGTCTCGTAAGGCTTGGCATCCTCCGGTGCGACGGCATTGACAGCTGCCTGGTTCGCCTGATCAGCAGCATTCGTCCAGTTCTCCAGCCGCACTGAGAGTCCGTCGAACGCGGGGTTGGCCAGTGGACCACATCGCCTGCCGCATAGACGTCTTCGAGCGAGGTTTGAAGGAACTCGTTTGCTATCACCCCGCCGTCTACTGGATGTAGTTCGATGCCCGAATCTGCCAGCCACCCGGTTGCGGGAGCCGCTCCCACGCCGACGACGACTAGTTCAGCGGGCAGCGAAGTTCCGGTACTGAGCCGAACGGCCTCGACGTGGGTGGTGCCGATCAGCTCTTCGACCTGGACGTCGCACAAGAGCGGAATTCCGTTGCGTTCGTGTAGCTTTGCGAGGGCCTGACCGACTGTCTCGCCGACTGCGCGGACGAGTGGAATGGGCGCAGCCTCGACGATTGTCACGTCTGCGCCTCGGTCCCGGGCGGACGACGCAAGCTCGGACCCGATGAATCCGGCGCCGACTATCACGAGCTTTGTTCCGGGGCGCAGTCTTTCGCGGAGTGCGAGTGCGTCATCGATCGTGCGAAGCCCGATAACGCCGTCCAAATCCGGGGCGTGGGGCAAGGAGCGTGGCGAAGCACCTGTCGCAATGATCAACTTCTGGTAGGGAATCCAGTCGCTGTCTCCAACACGCACGCGGTGCGATGTGGGGTCGAGTCCCGTCGCCGGCGCCCCGAGGCGAAGCTTCACATCCAGGGCGGCGAGCTCCTCGGCGGTTGTGTGAAAGTCGACCTCGGCGCCGTCTTTCAGGAACTGCTTGCTCAGGGGTGGCCGGTCGTAGGGGAGATGGAATTCGTCGCCGACCAGAGTGATCGGTCCCTCGTACCCTGCCAGGCGAGCGGACTCCGCGGCCCGCAGGCCGGCCAGAGACGCTCCGACAACTACGAGTCCCGCGCCGTGATCGATATCTGTTGCGCTCACGATCATGTCTCGTCGAGGGTCAACGCTTTGGCCGGGCATGCACGAACCGCCTCCCGGACGAGGTTTTCGTCGCCGTCATCGACCAATTCCTTGTGGAGAATCAGCGATCCGTCGTCGGCTACCTCGAAGTAGTCCTCGGTTACGGATTCACAGATTCCGATTCCTGTGCACCGCCCGCGATCGACAATGATTTTCATAGCGCCGTTCCTGTTCTTTACTGGGGTTTGTTACACGCGTACCGGGAGGTGCTTGATCCCGTTGATGAACTCGCTGAAGAGGTACACCGGCTCGCCGACCTCCATGGTGGGGAGTTTGGTGAGAATCTGCGAGTACAGTGCTCGCAGTTGGGCTTTGGCGACCATGTGGCCGAGGCAGTAGTGGACACCGCCGCCACCGAAGGCAACATGGTTGTTGTTGGGGCTGCGCTGCAGGTCGAACCGATGAGGATCGTCGAAGGTGTCCTCGTCACGGTTTCCTGAGCAGTAGAACATGACGACCTTGTCGCCCCTGGCGATCTGGGTTCCACCCAGTTCGATGTCCGCAGTTGCTGTTCGCGCAAATTCCTGGACGGGCGAGGCGTGGCGAATGAACTCCTCGATCGACTGGGCGATGCGGCCGTCGAAGTCTTCGGTCAGCCATCGCTTCTGGTCCGGATTCTTGGCCAGTGACATGGCGGTGTGGCTGGTGGTCTGCTTGGTGGTGTCGTTTCCGGCGACACTGAGCAGGAGCATCATGGCAGTGACGTCCGACTCGGAGAGCGGTTTGCCGTCGAATTCGGTGTTGGCCAATGCCGTGGCGATGTCGTTGGCCGGGTTTTTGCGACGGAAATCGACCAGGTCGTTGCCGATCTGCGCCAAGATCTCGATCTGCTGCACGGTGAACTCGACCGGTGACATCCCCTCGGGGCACACGTCGGGGTCAGCGGCACCGACAAGGTTGTCGCCGGCCTTCGCGAAGTCTTGGACCAAGCTCTCGGGGACGCCGACGAGATCGGCGATCGTGAGCATCGGCAGCTTCGACGCGACTTCGGTGACAAAGTCGAACTCGCCCGCGCCGACTACTCGGTCGACGATTTGTTCGGCACGTTCTTCGATCTTGTCGCGCAGACGCTTGACTGCCTTCGGCGTGAACCCGGAGCTGATGATCTGGCGGAATCGAGTGTGATCGGGCGGATCCATCATCACGAAGTTCTGTCCCCCGTACATTTCCGGATCTTTTGGCGCGAACCCCACCCCCCGCCACTTGAGCTGATCGGAGCTGAAGATTTCGTGGTTCTGACTGACGAACGCGATATCTGCACTCTTGACCACTGCCCAGAACCCTGGCTCGCCGTGGTCGGGTTTGAAATGCGGGCGGTCCAGAGGCTTGTGCCAGCTCACCTGAGCATTCTTGCGCAGCCATTCGAATGTCTTGTCCCGCTCGGCAAATGGCCGACTCCAGAACTCGACGCTGGTGATATCGATGTCCGGCGCCGTCAGCGGGTGCTCGGTGGATGGAATTGAGGTGGTCATCCAGGTGCCTTTCTGTGGCTCCAGCGGGGGGTGGGTTGTTCAGTCGACGAAGTTCCTACTCGTCAGGGTGCAGCAGTCGGCTAGCCGAAGATCGCTCTACGGACGTCGGTTCGAGAGAACCAAACTGCCGGCGGCGCCGAAGTAGTACCCGACTCCCTGAACGAAGCTGATTTCGACTCCCGGAACCTGCTCACACGCTTCCCCGCGTAGTTGGCGCACCGCCTCCTGGATGGCGAACATCCCGTACATACCGCTGTGGCTGTAGGACATTCCACCGCCGTTGGTGTTCATCGGAAGTCGGCCGCCCTTGGACGTATGTCCTTCGGCGACAAAGTCTCCCGATTCGCCGAAGCCGACAAACCCGAGATCCTCGAGCATGTACAGCGGGACGTGGGCGAAGGCGTCGTACGCCATCAGATGGTCGACGTCGTCATGGGTGATTCCCGCGGTTGCGAAGGCCTCGGCGCCCGCGCGACGGAATCCACCGAACGATCCGGGGTCTTGCATCTGTGAAACCAATGTAGATTCGGAGGCTTCACCGGATCCGAGAAGGTAGAGATGCCGATCGGATCCCGGCATGTCTGCTGCCCGTTCTGCACTGGTGAGGATCAAGGCGCCGCCGCCGTCGGTTTGCACACAGCACATGTCGCGGGTGAACGGGTACGCCACGCGTGGAGCAGCCAGCACTTCGTCCACCGACATTGGCTTGCGGCGGAAAGCCCGGGGATTGTCGAGCGCCCAGTTGCGCTGCGAAACGACCAGTTCAGCCATGTGCTCGACGGTCATTCCGCGCTCGTGTAGAAAGCGCAGGGCCGGAAGCGTGAAGGTTGAATACGGCATGGTTGCGCCGTAGACAGTCTCGAACTGACCGGTCATGGAGTTCAAACCCAGCGGCCATGGTGGTACGCCGATGCGGGACCTGCCGGACTCTCCGTGTGTCACGAGAATAACGTCAGCGGCTCCCGAAGCAATGGCGGCTGCGGCGTGACGTACATGAAGCATGAAACTGCAGCCGCCGACGCCTGTTCCGTCCAGCCAGCGAGGGGTTATACCGAGATGGTGAGTGACCTCGAAGGGTCCTAGTCCGGTGGTGGCGACGCCGTCGATGTCCGCGGGTGTGAGGCCGGCGTCGGCCATTGCGTTGCGGGCGGCGTTGGCATGTAGATCGAGGACAGACATGTCCGGCAAGACGCCAATGTCGGTGGTCTCCGACGCGCCGACGATCGCAATGTTTCCGTTGTGCATTGATGTCATCGGGCCGACTCCTGCAACGGCGTGAACATTGGGAGTTTCAGGTCTCCACGTTCGACGAACGTGACTTCGAGCTGTAGGTCGAGCGGAAGGTTCTCCGGGGTGGGATCCACGCCGATCACGTTGCTCATCAGGTGGGGTCCCTCCTCGAGTTCGACCAGGGCGACGACGATGGGAGTCTCGGCGTCGAATGGTGGAGTCGGTCGATAGTTGATCACGTACGACAGCAGTCGGCCTCGGCCACTGACCGGGGTCCACACCACGTCATCGGAGTTGCAATACGGACAGAAGGGGCGTGGATAGAAGTAGTGCTGGGTGCACGACTGGCATTGTTGAATGGTGAGTTCCTCCCGCTGTGCACCCTCCCAATAGGGAGTGGTGGCTGGGGTCGGAACCGGTACAGGCCCTGTCAAGGGACAGTCCTTTCGTCGGGTGGCTCTGCGATGGGTCATCAAGGCTCTCAACGGGATACGTTCCGTTAAGTTCGTTTTGACGGATATGTTCCGTAACGTTCTTTTGAAAGGAACGCGTTCCGTTGCGTTGCTTCAACGGAATACCTTCCGTTACGTCTTTTTTTGACCCGAACGAGTTCTGGGTAGTTCGCTTAAACGGAACGCGTTCTGTCACGATCAGAGTGATCCAGTTCATGTCGGATGTCAAGGTCTGGTCAAAAAGTCTGAAAAATCCGATTAATGACTTTCGGTACGAGGCTTGCCAACTACATACGTAACGTGTTCTCTTTAAGTGTAGTAAGTTGTTGGACAAGGCTTTCCGCCTGTCGAGCGGAATTGCGCAAACCGTCCGGTAACCCCGCTTCGCTCCCGCAAATATCTACTTGGATGGAATTGAGGTCCTACATGCCGATCGATAGCTCACTCGTCGGGCTCACCAGCAAGCCTGTTTGGAAGACGTGGACGTCGACAGACGCACTGCTGTACGCCCTGGGCGTCGGAGCCGGTCAGGCCGACCCGCTCGACGAGCTGGAGTTCACCACGGAAAACAGTGAGGGCATTGCGCAGAAGGTTCTCCCGACGTTCGCCAATGTCGTGTTCTCCGGCGGCGGAGACGGACCCGCACTGCCCGACGATGTCGACTACAGCAAGCTCCTGCATGCGTCGCAGTCGTTCAACCTGACGGGCCCGCTCCCGACCGACGGTCGCGTGGAAACCACTCGCACGATCACCGGCGTATACGACAAGGGATCCGGTGCCTTGCTCACGATGGAAATCGTCGCCCGCGACTCTGCCGGCCAGGTAGTGGGAACCCATCGAGTCCGGGTCGTTCTTCCGAGGTTACGGAGGGTTCGGCGGCGATCGCGGGCCGTCAACCACCTGGGAACTGCCGACCCACAAGCCGGATCACGTTGTCACGCAAACAACTCGACCGGACCAGGCGCTGCTCTACCGACTCAGTGACGACCGGAATCCCCTGCATTCGGACCCGACCTTCAGCGCGCGCGGCGGGTTTTCCACCCCGATCCTGCACGGCATGTGCACCTATGGCTACGTCGGTCGGGCACTCCTGCACGCTGTGGCCGATTCGGATCCGACACGTTTCACGGGGATGTCGGGGCGGTTCACCAAGCCTCTGTTGCCCGGACAGACAATCACGACCTCGATCTGGGTTGACGGTAGCGGTGTTCGGTTCCGGACGGTCGACGACATCGGCGACGTGATCATCGACCACGGCACCGCCACCATCCACTGACGGCACCGTCTTAATCCAACTAACACCCAACCCCGTTACAGACTCGCCGCGATGTTTGTCGTGGCATGAACAAAGGAAAGATTCATGGGTTCACTCGAAGGTCGCGTAGCGATCGTGACCGGCGGCGGCCGCGGCATCGGCGCGTCGATCAGCAGATTGTTCGCCGCCGAAGGCGCAAAACTTGTCATCAACGACCTCGGCTCGTCTACAGACGGTCATGGCGGGGACCAAGGGCCGGCGCGTGATATCGCTGCCGAAATCGTTGCCGGCGGCGGCGAAGCCGTTTCGGACGGCGGCGACATCGCCGATGTCGCGACCGGTCAACGCCTGGTCGATCTCGCTCTGGAGCACTACGGCAAGCTGGACATCGTTGTCAACGTCGCGGGAATTTTGCGTGACAAGATGATCTTCAACCTCCCGGAAGAAGACTGGGATGCAGTCATCCGAGTCCATCTGCGTGGACACTTCAGCACCATCAAGCCGGCGGCAGCCTATTGGCGAGCGCAGCGAAACCCGGAAGGCCAGTACCGCATCATCAACTTCACCTCCGATTCCGCGTTGCAAGGGTCGCCGGGCCAGCCGAACTACGCCGCAGCCAAGATGGGCATTATCGGCTTGACTGCGTCCACGGCCAACGCTCTCGCGCGATACGGCGTTACGGTCAACGCTATCGCTCCGGGCGCCGTCACCCGTCTGACGCAAACCGTGCCCGAGGAGAAGAGTATGGGCGGTGGCCTCGACGACTCCGTCTCGCCGGACAACATCGCGCCCATCGTCGCGTACCTTGCCGGTACGAGTTCCGATTGGCTGTCGGGCCGCACGATCGGCGCCATGGGCTACGACGTCAAACTGTGGAACAACCCCGAGATCGTCTCCACGGTCACCTCCGACGGACCGTGGAACCTCGACGACCTGGCCGCAAAGGTGGAGAAGGACTTCCGTCCGCTGGCTGACGGTCTGCACCCGTCCATCTTCATGGCACAGGTCCCGTCCTGACTCGTGAGTGCCGGATGAAGGGGAAGACGCTGCCCTGAGGGCGTGCCCTGCTGTCGATGCAGGGACGATATCGTGGAGGCTGACGGGACCGCGTCAGTTTCGGTACACGATGGGGGAAGCCTGGATGGCCGCAGTGAAAGTGAATGGCCGCACAGCTGAGGCCAAGGCATTCCGTGTCGAGCGCGTCGTGAAAGCGACTCGTGAGTTGGCAACTGCAGGTGGCTACGACGCCGTGCAGATGCGGGAGGTCGCTCGCGTTGCGCAAACCGCCCTGTCGACGCTGTACAAGTACTACGCGTCCAAAGACGAGCTGATCACTGCAGCCATTCAGTCGGAACTGCATTCCCTGGCTGATGACCTACTCCGCCGTCCGCCGCGGCAGCGGACGGCGGAGGGGCGGGCCGGAGAGGTCTTCGTCCGGGCATTCTTGGGGATGGTCCGAGATCCGGGGTTCGCCCACGCTGCGATGTCCGTGCACAAAACGCTGCGCGAGTACGACCCCGATCGCGGCGAGCGTCCCACGGAAGGTGACCAGATAGCGCAATGGTCTATGCCCTTCA
The nucleotide sequence above comes from Rhodococcus sp. KBS0724. Encoded proteins:
- a CDS encoding cytochrome P450, whose amino-acid sequence is MTTSIPSTEHPLTAPDIDITSVEFWSRPFAERDKTFEWLRKNAQVSWHKPLDRPHFKPDHGEPGFWAVVKSADIAFVSQNHEIFSSDQLKWRGVGFAPKDPEMYGGQNFVMMDPPDHTRFRQIISSGFTPKAVKRLRDKIEERAEQIVDRVVGAGEFDFVTEVASKLPMLTIADLVGVPESLVQDFAKAGDNLVGAADPDVCPEGMSPVEFTVQQIEILAQIGNDLVDFRRKNPANDIATALANTEFDGKPLSESDVTAMMLLLSVAGNDTTKQTTSHTAMSLAKNPDQKRWLTEDFDGRIAQSIEEFIRHASPVQEFARTATADIELGGTQIARGDKVVMFYCSGNRDEDTFDDPHRFDLQRSPNNNHVAFGGGGVHYCLGHMVAKAQLRALYSQILTKLPTMEVGEPVYLFSEFINGIKHLPVRV
- a CDS encoding thiolase C-terminal domain-containing protein produces the protein MTSMHNGNIAIVGASETTDIGVLPDMSVLDLHANAARNAMADAGLTPADIDGVATTGLGPFEVTHHLGITPRWLDGTGVGGCSFMLHVRHAAAAIASGAADVILVTHGESGRSRIGVPPWPLGLNSMTGQFETVYGATMPYSTFTLPALRFLHERGMTVEHMAELVVSQRNWALDNPRAFRRKPMSVDEVLAAPRVAYPFTRDMCCVQTDGGGALILTSAERAADMPGSDRHLYLLGSGEASESTLVSQMQDPGSFGGFRRAGAEAFATAGITHDDVDHLMAYDAFAHVPLYMLEDLGFVGFGESGDFVAEGHTSKGGRLPMNTNGGGMSYSHSGMYGMFAIQEAVRQLRGEACEQVPGVEISFVQGVGYYFGAAGSLVLSNRRP
- a CDS encoding nucleoside deaminase, which produces MSLADDQRMIRAAIDAARSASDADVPVGAVVFDADGVEVARAANAREASSDPTAHAEILALRAAARVYGDGWRLEGATLAVTLEPCTMCAGALVLARVSRVVFGAWEPKTGAVGSLWDVVRDRRLTYRPQVRGGVLEDECAGLLEDFFRGQRA
- a CDS encoding oxidoreductase C-terminal domain-containing protein, with translation MQFVGNAVADEVVFASGDPEADKFVALYRSGDRLVGAATLNEQRKIMKLRRIIAKKGTWADALELLNPTEKKS
- a CDS encoding CsbD family protein, whose protein sequence is MGIADKAQNKAEDLGGKAKEATGSVTGDKDLENEGKGDQVKSAVKDAGEKVKDAASSIKDKLT
- a CDS encoding NAD(P)/FAD-dependent oxidoreductase, giving the protein MSATDIDHGAGLVVVGASLAGLRAAESARLAGYEGPITLVGDEFHLPYDRPPLSKQFLKDGAEVDFHTTAEELAALDVKLRLGAPATGLDPTSHRVRVGDSDWIPYQKLIIATGASPRSLPHAPDLDGVIGLRTIDDALALRERLRPGTKLVIVGAGFIGSELASSARDRGADVTIVEAAPIPLVRAVGETVGQALAKLHERNGIPLLCDVQVEELIGTTHVEAVRLSTGTSLPAELVVVGVGAAPATGWLADSGIELHPVDGGVIANEFLQTSLEDVYAAGDVVHWPTPRSTDSQCGWRTGRMLLIRRTRQLSMPSHRRMPSLTRQSPTSGATGTRAESSS
- a CDS encoding AMP-binding protein; this encodes MSTVVNSEREDPQPLSDPSTPGAWLLGQRDPTRPAIVIDGKTKTFGELISKVNQLSNKFTAVGLRRGDVVAGLLLNGAEYYEIALACTQSGLYFVPINTHLAAPEVEYIVRDSNASVIIVHAELADKVVGRVEDAVQHRVVIGSAPADWSSYESFTDVSDDTPATRTLGSLMMYTSGTTGRPKGVRRPLPDATPESSLAMAAQYLPTVGILPGQPGRHLVCSPVYHAAPGGNSMFLSHSGHTLYVLPGFKAEDVLRSISDNAITTSHMVPTHFQRLLDLPAGVRVAADVSSIQSLLHAGAPCPPATKRAMIDWFGPVLWEYLGSTEGQVATCSTQEWLEHPGTIGRPAPGAVVLRGLDGELAAPGEEGTIYFKASPFEYLGDPEKTAAAFWGDFATSGDVGRFDDDGYLYVLDRRADLILTGGVNVYPAEVEGALLEHPGVDDAGVIGVADPEWGQKVVAVIQLASGFNGDDDLRTALDQHVRDQIAGFKRPREYIFVQDFPRSAAGKVSRAKLRELANGQ
- a CDS encoding NAD(P)-dependent alcohol dehydrogenase; translation: MTTTATAAVLRNGDGKFELEEIELGPLASDELLVKVVGAGMCHTDLHILDPDLVAQMGPIILGHEGSGIVEEVGSAVRGIEVGDHVLISYDSCDHCRNCRSGIPSYCDEFMPRNVTGRRPDFSTSAVDQNGLPLANRWFGQSSFATHAIATERNLVVVDKSLPLELLGPLGCGLQTGAGSVLNEMKLAAGQSIAVFGAGGVGLAAVMAAKAAGARDIVVVDLVDSRLETALEVGATRTARGDTPDLVEAVKNGGRGLDFSFETTGVPSVITTAISVLDMPGKAVLVGGSQAKFEIDPTLLTGRTVTYALEGSSIPQVFLPQLVDLWQRGWFPFDKLVQTYPLEQINQAVEDSLSGKTIKPVLTPAQH
- a CDS encoding ferredoxin — encoded protein: MKIIVDRGRCTGIGICESVTEDYFEVADDGSLILHKELVDDGDENLVREAVRACPAKALTLDET
- a CDS encoding aldehyde dehydrogenase family protein, giving the protein MTSTDSLALSAAATSNGRDLLTAGTFGVINPATGEVFAQAPSVTPDQLDEVFAAAQNAYTSWRINEEFRRDALRQAADVIESRISELAPILTFEQGKSLADSTMEFHIAATWLRYYADLEIPREIIRNDAEAFEEVTRRPLGVVSAITPWNFPITLAMWKIAPALRAGNTIVVKPSPYTPLATLALARILRGTFPDGVLNVVTGPDPLGATMVSHPVPRKVSFTGSTAVGRKVALGAADDLKRVTLELGGNDPAVILGDVDVEKIAPSLFRSAFTNNGQICLAIKRVYAHESIQPQLVEALSEIARSVKVDEGTVEGTELGPINNKPQFERVKELIADAVSNGARATAGGKTIDRDGYFHQPTILDQVNDGMRIVDEEQFGPVLPIISFRDEADAIVRANRSEYGLTASVWSGDADHAAQLAPQFEAGQVSINAHGAGVLPHLPFGGHKHSGVGVENGPWGLHSFTELQVIAGPSRQ